The region TTCAACGCAAACCTATTCAAGTAGACCAAAACCTCACACCCACCGATTTGTCACCATCACGCAGAGGCAAGAGAAACTATCAATCAAAGACAGAACATACGGAAAAATTAATAAGTAAAGACATTTGTGTAAGCAATTAAGCGTTCACAAAAATGCATCGGATTAATCATCATTACTCAAAAAACAATGAATTCAAACGTACATCAACAAAATCACGTACAAATCAGGATATGCACACCTTTAGCCTAAAAAATCGAGAGTCGAATGAGCAGTTCACCTCAACATCACCACTCATTATGCAAATCTCACAGAAGAGGAGCCAACCGTATGAGCAGTCCGGCTCAAGAGAAAGAGGTTGGCCATCAGGCACATGAAACTAGGCAATGTTGTGAAAACGAAATTTCTGTGGGTTAGCTTTGGGTTTGCATCGCTAGCATGGATTTTTGACACCATCTTTGATTCTAGAGTACTTGAGGAAGGCACAGTTGTACAGCAATTAATTGGCCCAAGTTTCGACGAGATTTTAGTCCGCACGTTATTCACCGCAATTATCGTTTCCTTCGGGGTTTATGTCCAGTTAAACGTGACAAGACGTAAAAAAGCGGATGAGTCATTGTGGTTGTTTTCCGAGGCTGCAGACGCTGCTTACAACGGGATTCAAATCACGGATCTTAGTGGCAGGATACTTTACTCAAACAAGGCTGTGGAAGGAATGTACGGCTTCTCCCCCGATGAATACAAAGGAATGAATGTAGCCGAAATGAACGCTGACCCCGAGTTCGCCAGCAAGGTAGTATTCCCTAGCCTTCAAAAAAATGGCCGTTGGAGGGGCGAAATTGAAGTGAAACACAAAGACGGACACACATTCCCGATATGGCTTACCGCGGCGATGATCAAAGATGCTAAAGGTGAGCCGTCAGCAATGGTGGGCATCATTAGCGATATTACCGAGCGCAAGCAGATGGAGGAGAATCTGCGCAAAGCACGCGATGAGCTAGAGTCACGCGTCAAGGAGCGAACCGCAGAACTGACCAAGACGAATGAGGCTTTGCGCGCCGAAATATCTGAGCGGAAACGCATAGAGGATTCACTAATACAATCAGAGGAGAAGTACCACTCATTGGTTGACAACATTCAGGATGGTGTCTTCATCATTCAAGACGGCAAGCTACAGTTTGTTAATGAAGCATTTGCGAGAATGGCAGGATACAAAGTTGAAGAGGTAATTGGAAAGGACTTCCGACAGTTTGTTGCGCCCGAAGATGTTAGGATGGTTGCTGATCGCTACCAGCGAAGACAGTCAGGAGAAAACATTCCTAGTGAGTACGAATTCCGCTTGCTACATAAAGACGGCAAAACTAGAGTACTCATCAACATGACTGTAGGGCTGGTGTCTTACCACGGCAGAGTAGCGAGCATAGGTACGGTGAAGAACATCACTGAGAAGAAGAAGCTTGAAGCCCAACTGCTTCGCGCTCAAAGAATGGAGAGCGTAGGCACACTTGCTGAAGGAGTAGCGCATGACATAAACAATGTATTATCTCCAATAATGCTATCACTATACCTGCTGAAGGAGAAGTTC is a window of Nitrososphaerota archaeon DNA encoding:
- a CDS encoding PAS domain S-box protein; this encodes MKLGNVVKTKFLWVSFGFASLAWIFDTIFDSRVLEEGTVVQQLIGPSFDEILVRTLFTAIIVSFGVYVQLNVTRRKKADESLWLFSEAADAAYNGIQITDLSGRILYSNKAVEGMYGFSPDEYKGMNVAEMNADPEFASKVVFPSLQKNGRWRGEIEVKHKDGHTFPIWLTAAMIKDAKGEPSAMVGIISDITERKQMEENLRKARDELESRVKERTAELTKTNEALRAEISERKRIEDSLIQSEEKYHSLVDNIQDGVFIIQDGKLQFVNEAFARMAGYKVEEVIGKDFRQFVAPEDVRMVADRYQRRQSGENIPSEYEFRLLHKDGKTRVLINMTVGLVSYHGRVASIGTVKNITEKKKLEAQLLRAQRMESVGTLAEGVAHDINNVLSPIMLSLYLLKEKFKDSESQELLSILESGARRGSELIKQVQSFAIGMEGKRVALQAAYLISELRQIAKETFPRNIEIKTNISDNLWTTLGDATQLHQVLMNLCVNARDAMPDGGTLEISAENIDIDEAGACQNINAKTGPYIAIKVSDTGTGIPPEIMNRMFEPFFTTKEPGKGTGLGLSTALAIVKSHGGFIDVYSEVGKGTVFNIYLPATNATETQKVNEQVETPKGQGELILVVDDETTVSKITCSVLESHGYKVITAFDGANAIPLYKQHKEQIKAVIMDMMLPIMDGQKCITAIREINPEVKVIAVSGLVEKNRLTDGATHAQAFLPKPYTSDILLKTVYEVLHEK